From the Scomber japonicus isolate fScoJap1 chromosome 8, fScoJap1.pri, whole genome shotgun sequence genome, the window CACGAACATCAGCAGCTCAGCCGTGGACATGTAACTCTGCCCGCAGGACTGCAGCGCCTCTTTACCTccaactgacagacagacagaaaacagacaaactgGATCTGAAGATTTTGGTGCTAAAAAGTTGAATCCaacaaaaatcacacaaatgaCAGCAGGATGTAAAACTGTGTGTTCAGTATCAGTTGTTAGTGTTTGAGTCTAGCCTTCAAACACTTGAACTCTGTGCTTTAAATGTACCCAACTCTCATGGTGACACTTTGAGTTCAGACTTACTCTCCAGGAACTCCATGTGCAGGTCGTCTTTGTCGATGGCGAAGGTACGAAAGGCCTCTTTTGGCTCAGTGTCTCGCTCCAGACAACCGGAGGCCAAACCACGTAGCAGGCTGGTCTTTCCGGCTCCATCCATACCTAGAACTACTACTCGTGCTCTGCCTGACGCCACGGGCCTGATCTGCTGCACACAGACACCATAAACATACACATCAGATATGGACTACTAACTAGATATATCAGCTATTGGATGACCCATCTCTTCatggtttattttaatgattgtaGCTATTTAAAGTGCTGCATTTAACCTGAATTTAAACAGCTTTATTCTTCCTACACTGCAGAGGACTGGCATACAGAAGAGAGCTGTGTAAGTTTGCAATgaaaactctgcacatacatcatttaCTCAAATATCCAGCTGAAGGAAGAAGAACATGTTCTTGTGTGGAGAGcaactttaaatgtgacttGACTTCAATAAatgaacaagacaaaaaaacgAGTTAACTTGTAGAGCTCAAAACTGGGGTTATCAGAGCATTTCAAAGTTTTATACTGCCccccaaaaaaggaaaaatctgtGTGATAAAGATCATGTGATATGACTGAAAGCTAAGAGTGAAGGTGAGGAGGTGATCCTGTAAGTCAAAATAATTACTTAGTATCTCAATATAATGAAATACTAAGGCAAAAGATAAGTCAATATTTTGAGttactaaatcattatttttagatAGTTActaagtcattttaaaaaaagaaagtttcttATTATAAAGACTTacctatatatatttttttgccaTCAAATTGGCGGAAATGAGCTTCCACGGTCAACCTTTCACAATAAAGCTAAACTTCTCATCCAGCTGTTATATCCAAGTTTGCTTCGTTAATGAGCGTGGAACGTCActactgttgctatggttaccagCAGCGTCAGTACTGTTGCTACGGTTACCAACAGCGCAAGTTTCAGCTGCGATgggaaaaacattaaaaatgtctaATTACGTCTATTAATgatcttaattaattaatttatgtttttaccATTGGCGCGTTTTGAGCTCCATCGGCCATGAAAGGTCCTCCGTCCCCAGCTTGgacatctcctccctcctctatatcactctctccctcctcttcatcactctctctctcctcttcatcactctctccctccttttcatcGCTCTCACCCTCCTCTTGTAGCTGCAGGTCCTGACGTTTATTCATctgaaaggagtaaaggaggaggTCCCAGACAAGATAGGAGAGTCCACTCATAAGACCCTCTAACACAGTGCGGAGAGTGGCTCTGATCCATTCAGACATGTTGACTCCTAAATTAAGAGTtttagggaggaggaggtgtaaGTAAGTCCTGtgtgcacctcctcctgctcctaaGGAAACCACtccaatcaaataaaaacacaattttcaacAAACTtgaatttgatctcagcacctccaaaaataaataaattattattgtttgtattatttgacacaactttaattattttgtgagcCTGTAtattagagatgggacaaacacttatgctacaggttcaaatagttttatttgaacagctttaatgtactttaGATAGTTCagtcattaatatataatattttcctcagggttcattaaatATCCTCTGTAGAAatatgtgattgtttattctggaccattattattattatacactacaGTAGAACACTCTACTATATTAATTGTTCTTGTTGTAATTTAGCAgaggggtttgaacacttgcagagCATTGTATGttaaattctcattaggagctgagccaaccctaaaggtctgatcctagaatcgtCCCTGGTTTTAACCTTCACATACCTCATAATTTTGTCTACACCACatttttgaaccacagatctgtttagaaagcatcaataaccaatctgactgatcaataaatgtgtgattaaaactatcacacaatatcatgtccattttacctaagacatgaaaatataacatagcaataataatttaaatgtatattttgttgAAACTGTTGAAAATTGCAATGGAATTGTGGGGTTTATTAttactgctacatcataaaaataaatcatcataGGTAATAGTTTTAAAcctcattaaaacattttatttttatgcattttgggGCCACTTTATGAAAAGCCGtcacatttcagagtaaaagacatttggggtgtttttacatctgttaaatgtcaaaacaggtcaaatttgacccaactATAGTAAGTAAGGGTTAAGATGTACAATATGTAAAATACTCTACTCTGACTAATCATTTGTGCCTAATAGATTTTCCACCAAACAAAAAGTTCAATTATCTTAAAATGCTTAAAATTACatatctctctcctcctcattaAAAAATCCCAGGATCTGTCAATAAGCAAATATATTTCAtctcaaaagtttaactgctgcatacaagatgtctcctacttcactgtttgtgcactg encodes:
- the LOC128362846 gene encoding ADP-ribosylation factor-like protein 9, yielding MSEWIRATLRTVLEGLMSGLSYLVWDLLLYSFQMNKRQDLQLQEEVLCSQIRPVASGRARVVVLGMDGAGKTSLLRGLASGCLERDTEPKEAFRTFAIDKDDLHMEFLEIGGKEALQSCGQSYMSTAELLMFVVDSSNSQLFPVTKKHLHELLASNPGLPLMILANKQDLPGACSLMYLYDALSLSEIRGRKWFLFHTFVKETEISSEVQKARELLIQMVGDHK